The sequence aaaagtgaaaagtggtaatatattactaaagtaactcaagttacatgcatatttaatttatgtgcatttttgctttgttttttcactgtttgcaattatttgaggaaaaaaaagatcattatagttaaatataactcatggggaacaaaaaagagCTTTCTGCTCCTAAAACAGCAAAAGTATTAGAAACAAAACTTTGACCACAGTTATTTGAACATtatcagtgtgatataatttagtattctggaccaaaagtaactcaaagtagtgtaactcagttacatttataaaaaaaacaaaataaaaaaaaaaacagtaatattgtaatacaaatttataaaatttttattctagtaactagtaatataaatgtattacaAGCAATTTACAGTAAGTTACCCAACACTGTTGGTGAATAAGGAAcatgtctgtgtgcatgtaagaTTTGATCCTGTATAGTTAGAAATGTAAATGTCACTGTGTACTCCCTgagatgtgttcaagtacccctgcATGGTTGGGAACCACACATGGCAGGCTTTGTGCCACACAGGAGACCGCCTAGGGCGCTATCTGCTGGAGGGAGCTCTAAAATGCatactcaaaaaataaaaaaataaataaaatttaatacaaaaaaaaaacaaacaaaaaaaaaacaacaacgcaTGTATATAAAACTTGAAACGCATCCttaatttgacactttttctttttttaaataaataataaaacctcGATATGATGACCTGCTGACCTGTGCCCTTTACCTGACCTGATGCTGCTGTTTACAGCGGAAGGTAAAGTGTTGGATGGGTAGCGCATATGTGTTTCTTAAATTGATAAAAAACACGTCGTTGTATTGTAACTTTTGTTAAAAAATCGTATCTTCTGTAATGAAAAGGCCATCCAAGCAGTCAGATGCTGCTTTCAGGAGGCGAAGGAAGCTGGACGATCAGGAAAAACAGGCCCAATGCAGAAGTATGTTTTAATTGAACTTTCAGTACAAACAATTTTTCATTATTTGGTAtatcaagtttaaaaaaaaaaaaatacacacatgttgcgcaaatataaaaagaaacaaagaggaATTTCAACCATAAATGAAAGTAACAACAGTAAAATCAGGTAAACAAACAATTGTCACTGATAGATAAGTCATCAACTCACTAGATGTCAATAGGAAACAAACGTATAAACATGGGCTATCTGATTAAAACTACATAGTAAAGAGTATACATTTCCAGCTTTTATGTCTTTGACGAGTTTGAgagatttatttaaaagtttgaCTCATTTTCTCTGCTAGAGCTAACAAAAAGGTGCGTTAAATGAGTCCGCACACACTATCCATCAGTTTGTAGCCATCTATCTaaaaagatttacatttatttatatcatcaagcacattttttttttgtcagatatAGCTTCATCCTTAGAGATGTGAATTCCCAAATATTGAATTTCCATTTTCACTTCTATGTTGTATAATAGTTGCAGAAGATGATCATGTAAAGGCAGGATTTCACATTTATCTAAATTCACTTTTATCCAGAAGCCTTCAAAAATTGATTGATGGCTTGTAAAGCTAAAGGGATTTGATtatcaatttttcaaaataaagttgtgTTATCTGCCAGCTGGCTCATGAGCTCCGTCCATCCGTCTGAGtgaaaggggacagcttttctcagaaaccgtataagataggataaccaaattcggtatgtggcttcagggtatcaataacttgatggagttcaaaaatgagaagtgtgcaataattttttccggagttattgccctttttctgttttttaactctgttcaaggtatcttcaaaggggacagattttcttagaaatcgtttaagataggataaccaattTTGGTgcgtggcttcagggtatcaataccttgatggagttcgaaaatgagaagcgcgcatttattttttccggagttgttgcccttgttccgtttttggGACTCTGAgttatcttcaaaggggacagcttttcttagaaaccgtttaagatagtattttatattctgatgtgatcatattttcttatgtttacatctaagttcttagatttaggacatatAAGAAaatgttgtgagttataatgacaaccaatctggcgggggatgttgatgactatgtcttcttgttgttATTCGTCTCCCCATCTCATTCAACTCATCAATATttctgtcaaaggtcaacacgacaTGCAGTGCAAGCTTTTTATGACAgctatgcatattttattattgggatgaaataaatacatttaaatcaatacatttatttcattgcaaaatTGTGGCCATCACTAGCCCTGCCCAAAGATGGGTAAGATTCCAATAATACTTAAACATTTCTTGCCAAAGCCAAAGTTGCGTATGGAGAGTTAGCCTAGATATTtctatccagctttgtagtacaggcccggTCGGTTAGATTGATAGTGTTATCAAGGTTTACTTCAGTGACTTCTGGTTTTTCCTTAACATTTCaccaacatttttgaaaaatgaattaCTAAAACTATGGACTCATGGGTTTGGGAGCAGCAGCTTTAGCAAAGAAGCATCCTGTCAGTTTGTACAGATGATGTCATTGGTTCAGGGGTAAAAACTTGTACAAAAGCGCAGCcttgcaaaaaacaaacaaaccaaaaaaaaaaattcaaaaaattaatGTTAACATGAATTCACTGATTTATTTAGCTTCCACATCACTTTTGTTGTTGCATTCAGATGTGCATTTTTACAATGCTTGCATAAAAATAGAATTCATGAATTGGTTATAAATGCAAACATGATGCAGATGTAACATCATATTTCTTTTTGGTTTGATAAGTCATTGAGAATGGTTTATTTAAAGTtgattactctttttttttttttaaatcatcattgATATAGTGTCAAATGCCTTGTATGTGCCATTAACAGTGACACATATATTAATACTACACTGACTGTAAAGGAATCTCAGGATGAAGGCGAAACATCTGTTGCGCTCCCTCTACTTTTTACAAACTCACAGACAAAGAACATGGTGACTTCACACTCCACGTGGCCCCACATCCCAGTGCTGAGCAGCTCCACACAACTGGAGCTTGTGTTGAGAGCAGATGGAGAATGGAGCTCCTCCTGTGGGTTTAGAGCTGCCCACACCTGCACAGGGCTGGAATCTGCATACACATAACTGCTCCTCCCATCCTGAGGACAAGACACACAGCAAAATCATTTGTTAATAGGCATggaacgattcactcaactcccgatacgattcgattcacgatactgggttcatgatatgattctctcacaatttattttacaaaaaaactataaaaaactatactgttttcctttaatttttcattgtcaaaagaatcccttgataaactattcaaaacaatgcaatttacataaaaataaatcttgaatgaaataaataaaggaataatacaaatgaagtaTTGAAATAAtctaaattctggttctatagtaaacaatgcaaaactgcataacagttatttttaaaagtgcaactgaaaatgtattgaaatgaaaatgtcagatttttttttttttggaccagcagagggcgctggtaacccagtggccggttggcatgcagatatcttgcagtgaagaagagatgctatgctagcagacagagctaatagaaaaatgtgacttttacagatattcacgtaatattacagatattttttggtgctaaaggggtaaggaatcattaatgaacatgtttaaaagtagaaggcggccagtaagaaagtattagcagattctgcccgctgccaacacttctggatagcgctctctgctggttaaaaaaagtactgcgattcaattttcacagcatcgatgtgaatcgtgatacctatgaatcgattttcaactgccttacgattaatcgttacatccctatttgttAATCATATATAATTCAAATTTATGTACAGTAGATTTCCAAATAACAGTTTCCTGAGATGTGAAACACGTGCCTTACCGTACTTTGTGCCTGCACTCCTATGTACACGCTGGTCAGTCCTGCCTGACTGACATATTCAGCCATgagttggtttgtgtgtgtagtTTTTGGCATGGCCAGGGATCCTCCTCTTAGTTTGCAGTTCATTGAAGCCTCTTTGAACTTCTTGGGCTCTTTAACCAGGAGGTAATATCTCTCCTCAGTCTCCCTCAAGCCCAATGCAACTGCAGAGAAACAGTGAAAATGTAACAGGAATTCAAAAACTTTCCttcaataattgtaataaagctttaaaaagtaaattattaAGTCATAACTACACACTTTCCATAATTCATTTTTTCCCCCAGCTGCTGCCAGACTTGTGGCACAGGACATTAAAGAGGGCAGATACCACAGTACTCTTCCATTGAGAAATTAATCCCCCATGCTGGACAATTTTACCTCACGCTCTCCTATGTGCAATATGTAAATTAAATTTAGgttatatttattcatctttttgttGAGTATATGtcctttacttgtttttgcaCCTTTACTTATACTGTTTTggctgatttgttgttgtttgtatttgttaatttaatcTGACTCTGGGCACAAGAATTCCGTTTTACCTCTTCTTTTTTGGCATGTGCATATGGCAATAAACTTTGTTCTATTCTACTTGACAGATAAACtggtaaaaaacacacaaactaccaGGTCAGAACATTTAATTGTGTTCTATCAAGGTCaatgaaggcacaaaaaaggaaTAGATTCACATCTGCAGAACTTAAATCCtacttcatttattaaaaaccttttttttaattgttgttgttaaatgataaaaagagggacaaaaaacatgttttcccATATCACATGACTGTACAATTACGTCAATAGCTAAAGCCAAACATTAGAGCTCAACCTGAGTTTAGTATGTGGCCCTCCCACCCCCTCACCTGTCATGTTTgaatgtaaaacatgtttttaccaTTCTTCATAAACTTGACAGCGTTCCGCAGCTTGCCTATATTCACATCCAGCATTCCAACCACCGTCCTGTACCTCCCACAGTCGCATGTTGTGCCTATTTGAAAAGACTGAATTTAGCTGTAAAGTGTACATaattgatgaaaaacaaatgttatgtttaagTGTACCCATATGGGCATGATATTCAGGGTAATCTGTGTAATATGGCCCAATGATGTTTGATACAAACACCATTTATCATGTTTCTTTATTAACATCTTTGATTACAGTTGAAAAGCtgcttaattaaaaacaaacaccaaacTAAATCATTATATTGATCAAACAGGACTCACCTGCTTTTCCCTTGAAACCTCCTGGTCCATTCTGACCTGTATCACCTTTGTCACCTGCAGAAAGTAAAAGACATTACTAGACTTCAACCAAATATAGGATAGCTTAAAATACCATTT is a genomic window of Gouania willdenowi chromosome 16, fGouWil2.1, whole genome shotgun sequence containing:
- the colec10 gene encoding collectin-10 — its product is MVHLFLICMLMILFSSLLGSPEVCTNSLIPGAKGDQGQCGEEGDEGKLGKSGPPGLPGEPGDSGAKGETGPMGKMGPAGDRGDKGDTGQNGPGGFKGKAGTTCDCGRYRTVVGMLDVNIGKLRNAVKFMKNVALGLRETEERYYLLVKEPKKFKEASMNCKLRGGSLAMPKTTHTNQLMAEYVSQAGLTSVYIGVQAQSTDGRSSYVYADSSPVQVWAALNPQEELHSPSALNTSSSCVELLSTGMWGHVECEVTMFFVCEFVKSRGSATDVSPSS